The Phyllobacterium zundukense DNA segment GCGTCATTGACAGTGGTTTTCCCGATGCCATTGTCGGAGACGATCATCTTCCAGTCTGCCTAACGTCTGAGTAGGCTCAATCCGACCAGCAAACCAATTCCAGCGATGGCTGAAATGATTGCAATTGTTGCGATTGGATTGTCTTTAGCCTTGTCCGTCACCATCTGCGCCTCATCACCCACGAACCGTGCAGCAGTTCGACCGCTTCTTTTAACGCTTTCATATGCAGAACTTGCTTGGTCCAAGAAATCATAACCCTGATCAGCAAGTGACTTTTTGATCGTCGATAGCTCCTTGCTCAATGTCGCGATCTGGGCTTCCAGATCGTCCTCAAGCTTTTCGCGAGCTTCCGTAGGATACGTGGCCATTCAAATTACCTTTTTGTTTGTGGCGGCCGAACAGGAGAAGGACATTTATACCGCTCGGTTTCCCCGAAACATTCTTGCGATCGCGATAAGGATGCATGCGCCTATGACGCCGGCGAGTAGATAGCCTACCCAGCCTGTTAATATGACCCCAAAAAATGAGAGAAGGGCGTTGGCAACGACCGCTCCAATCATGCCCAATAGGATGTTCATGAT contains these protein-coding regions:
- a CDS encoding GlsB/YeaQ/YmgE family stress response membrane protein, translating into METAGIGWIAAIIIGGVAGWLAEMFMKSNMGMIMNILLGMIGAVVANALLSFFGVILTGWVGYLLAGVIGACILIAIARMFRGNRAV